In Miscanthus floridulus cultivar M001 chromosome 8, ASM1932011v1, whole genome shotgun sequence, the sequence GGGAGTGGTCTCGCTGCTAAGGGAGAATGGAGGCCTAGCAAGCTAAAGAACCCACTTTATATTTTAGTGAGAGCGAGAATAATATAACTTTGAATTGTTAATTATATCTCGATAGATGTATAGTATAAATTCTATGTATCTTGAAAATCAAACGATTTACAATTTAGAACTAATGGAGTAGTTCTTTCTTTATTTCACTGATGGagtagtgaaaagacagaatccTTTCATGCAAACCTTACCGAGATGGCACGATAAACAATCCCCCATGTCCTGCGCATTATCGAAGGGGTGAATTTCAGACTCATGCCAGCATATGGTTGAACAttctcaaaaaagaaaaaaagaacaaCAACATGATTGAAGTATCCGTGGTGGCACATAGGATAATTGAGCCTTCTACTTGTCTTAATCGTGCCTGCAAAAAAAAGGTCAAGTGGCTTATCAAGGTACGCACTGACATGTTAGTGCTAGTTTGGTCTCTGCTACGAAAAGGGGGAATTGATTGAGCCCTTGTTTatatgccatccaaattccaagttttttcactctctctccatcacatcaatttttagccgcttatatggagtattaaatgtaggtaaaaaaataactaattacacagtttagttggaaatcacgagatgaatcttttgagcctagttggtccacgattggacaatatttatcaaataagacgaaagtggtattattcatcgggttcaaaaaaaaaaaatttgcagaGTGAACCAGGCCCTAGTTTTGCATTCTCCACATGGCGTATCCTTGGTAAATCCAAAAGCATATCCGGCGTGCCACGCGGATATGCCGACACGGCCAGATCGGGCTGGAGCGAAGAACAAAGGCCTTGCTGAGCCGATGGGCCGTTGGCCACATCATTACTAGTCGTTagtactagtcaacaaaagagcAGACGAGTCGCGTCCGAGTCCAATCCGTTTCCTGCTACGGGCAAGGCAGGCCCAAAGAAATCACATTGGCCCATTACCGGAGAAGACACAGCCCAGTACTGTATGACTACTGCACGACGGTTTTCCTGGCTTATACAGCCTTAAATACCCATCTCCAGCAATATTAGCACCCCTCCGGCTCCCCAGTTCGTTTGCGCACCCAGCTTCGCCGAGGCTGCAACACAAGCTCTCGACGAGTCGAGGGTTCTCTCACCGCGCCCAAGCCACGCCGCCGAGTTTGTCGACCAGTAAGGAGGTCCCGAAACCCTAGTACcgtcgccgcggccgccgccaaaATGCCTCGCCGCagccgcgaggaggaggaggaggcggtcgACGacatggaagaggaagaggaggaggaggaggaggaggaggaagagaggggTGGGAAGAGATCGCGAGCCGGGGGCCACGGGAAGCGGTCGCGTGGCGTAGAGAGCTTCATCGACGACGCGGCCAGCGAGGACGAGGACGCGGacgaggatgacgacgacgacgacgacgatgatgacgacgattaCGGGGGCGGCGGCCGTGGGCGTGCCTCCAAGAGGAGGCGGTCGTCGATCCTGATCGACGACATGGCCcaggtcgacgacgacgacgacatcgaCGACGATAGTTCGGATGTCGAGCCCGGTGAGTCGGTGATTGCCCTATCGATCGGGTTCCAGTAGAATCGCTCGGTTGATCTTATCATATCGTAATTTGCAGAGTTTACCGTGAAATTACCCGATTTTGCACCGTTTGCTTTCATTTTATGCCGTGCATCGGGCCATAGCTGACAAATGCATTGTTAGTTTCTTCTCTGGGCTAATAATGTGGACGTAAGGACATTGATTCCATTTGGGAGTTGTCAGGAAAAAAAATGCAGAATCGTTTACTTGTCCGTTTATAGTTTGATTCTGTGCTTTTATAAGACCCGTCAGCTAGGTTTTTAACGAGGTTGTGTTGGTTTAGTCGCATTACATAGTGATTGTTTCTGCAGACCTTTTGCAACCCTCAAAGTTTAGAGCCGAACTTCATTTATTTCGGGGATTTCATATTGATTTGGAGATCTTCTCGAAGGAAGCACCTAGTTCCTGCTCCATAAATCTTATCAATTGTCAACCTTATGTTTACACCTACCCCTGAAATACTCGAGGACTTGTACACCCAGTTAACAGTATACCAGTGTGGAGAGAATCGTTTTCCAAGAAAATATAGGATTTCTACATTAGTTGTATGTGTTAACTATGTTGTTGCTTTTGTCATTCTCCTGTTTCCAACGGATAGCGTTCAGTGCCTCAGTTGGACAATGTGAATGTTATACTTAATTGATTGCTAAATTGCAATGACATTCCTGTGGTTAAATAGAACCAGGATGCAGTTTACCATGACTACTTTTGTGTTCGAGTCGTCATTAGAGAGAAGCACAGGCAAGGAAACATCTGTGTCATTGCCATGACTTGTGCACCTTTTGCCTTTTATCAGGCTTTATTGACGATACTGATGCTGGGGTTGAAATTCGTCACAATGATGTGGTAAGGAGGTGTATTCCTCATTCTAGCTCTATGTTGGAAGACAATGAGGATATGCAAGAGATTGTGAGGCGACTACAAAATAGATATAAAGAAGCATCCCATTTTGATTATGACGAGGAAGTTACCGAGGTTGAACAGCAGGCTCTCTTACCATCAGTGAAGGATCCAAAGCTTTGGATGGTGAAATGTGCGGTAGGTTAGctgcaagttctagaagaataaGATCTGCTCCAACATTTATTCTCTGTACATATGAACACCACTAATATCTTATTATGACTTCAGACCGGACATGAGCGGGAAACAGCGGTTTGTCTAATGCAAAAGTTCATTGATAGGCCAAATCTCCAGATAAAATCTGTTGTTGCACTAGAACGCCTAAAGAATTTCATTTACATTGAAGCAGAGAAAGAAGCCCATGTCAAAGAGGTAAGTGGTGCTTCACTTGACAGTTTTATTCATTTTGGTACTGTGTTTTAACTGAACTTAATTTCAGGCTTGCAAAGGTTTGCGGAACATCATTGCttcaacaaaaccaactttagTTCCTATAAGAGAAATGGCTGATGTCCTTTCTATCGAGAGCAAATCTGTTGACCTTTCAAGTGACTCGTGGGTTCGGATGAAGCTTGGTATGTATAAAGGTGATCTTGCTAAGGTATAAAGGGTGATCTTTGCTGTCTCCAGTCCCTTAGAATACACGCGAGAGCCATTTATAAAGTTTTAAGAAGAAATTCATGTTTAAAGGGGTTTACAATCAAAGGAGCTACTTCCTGTCCTAACAGGCTTTCTCTGTATTTTGTTTTGACTACCTTTAGGTTGTTGATGTTGACAATGTGGGCCGAAAGGTTACTGTTAAGCTCATTCCTAGAATTGATTTACAAGTGCTGGCAAATAAACTGGTAAGTTTATTCTTACTAGCAATATATCTGAGTTTTATTGTTCAGCAAAACTTACGTAAAACTGTATGGTATTGCATCTTCTGTGGACTGGGTAACTTTTTATAGGTTTTACATGATTATTATGTTATTTTAACACATGATCTCAGGGTTTCCTTTCTTGTGAGATTCTGATTAGTTTTCTTGCAATGGTATTCAAAATGTTACTGAGGCCTACATATCTAGAGGAAGTTTTCTATATCCCATCTTATGGGAAAAAAGTTGTCTTTTCTTTGTCATGCTCCTTCTGGTGTTTGCTCGTCAAatcactttgcttgatgaatgaATATTCTGGTCTTTTCAGGATGGGCAAGAGGTCCCGAAGAAGTcattcattccaccaccaaggttcTTTAGTGTCGATGAGGCGAGGTGCTTTTCATCCCTGTTATCATTGTAATAGTGTTTTTTATTTGTATTTATTGCCTTTTGCTGTTATTTGCTAACTCAAATGAAACAGGGAGTTGCACATCCGTGTTGACAGAAGGAGGAATAGAGATTCTGGGGAATACTTTGATGTTGTCGGTGGTTTGCTGTTCAAAGATGGTTTCTTGCACAAAACATTCTCTATAAAATCGATCAGCACGCAAAATATTAAGCCAACATTTGATGAATTAGAGAGATTCAAAAAACCTGGTGATGACCTCAATGAGGATGTGGCTAGCTTGTCCACTCTGTTTACAAATAGAAAAAAGGGCCACTTCATGAAAGGTGATGCTGTAATTGTTATTAAGGGTGACCTCAAGAACTTAAAAGGCTCTGTTGAGAAGGTGGAGGATAGTACTGTGCACATTCAACCAAAACTAGCTGGGCTTCCGGTAGTTACTCGCAGACTGTTACTATTTTAAGGATGATTTAATTACAATATTTGATCAATATTTACGTAGGATTCTTTCCTTCATAATCACAGGGAACACTTGCCTTCAGTGAGACGGATCTCTGTAAATATTTCAATCCTGGAGACCATGTAAAAGTCATATCTGGAGTTCAAGAGGGTGCGACAGGCATGGTTGTTAAAGTGGAAGGGCATGTTTTGATCATTTTATCAGACGCTACCAAAGAACATGTGAGATATTTTTGCTTTTCTGATGTGTTaatagctgcttagcaaacaccTTTTTTGGAGGTATATGCACTGACCTTTTACTGCCTCTGTGATTATAGATCCGTGTGTTTGCAGACCATGTTGTGGAGAGTTCTGAGGTCACCACAGGAGTTACCAGGATTGGTGATTATGAATTGCACGACCTTGTTCTTCTTAAGTAAGTTATTTTTCTTAGTGAACCATTATTGCTCGAGTTTTGTATTATTGAATTATATCTTTTGGTAGATATGATTGCTTTCCTTAACTATATATATCTATGGTTAATCTTTAGTGACCATATTTCTAGATCTGAGATCTGGATATTGTTTCTTACATGAGGTTCTATGGCATTCATGCTAGGAtcctgtctatatatatatatatacacacacacacacacacacacacacacacacaatagtAGTTAAGGAAAGCAATCATATCTACTGAAAAACAATCTGGTAACAATTTCTTCTGAATGGATATGAACTAATTCATTCCTCTCAACTTTTCAGCAATTCATCGTTTGGGATTATTATACGGTTGGAGAGTGAAGCATTTCAGGCAAGCAGATTGTATCTATCTTGTTTCATGGATTTCATGATTTATGTACTAATATATTGACCTTAATATACAACTAGGTTCTGAAAGGTGTGCCTGATAAACCTGAATTGGTCCTTGTAAAACTGAGAGAAATAAAATGTAAGATTGATCGACGCACATCGGCAAAAGATCGGTACAATAACATTGTGTCAACTAAGGATGTTGTGAGGGTTGCTGAAGGAGCATGTAAGGTGTGTCTAACTTCACATGATCTTGTACGTTTCAGTTTGTATCAGAAGATATGATTGTTTTGAGTATATTTTATATatctattttttttcttgataGGGAAAGCAAGGCCCTGTGGAACATATACACAGAGGCATACTTTTTATCTATGATCGCCACTGCCTTGAGCATTCAGGATTTATCTGTGCAAAAGCACAATCATGTTTCCTTGTTGGGGGGTCAACTGGCAGCCACCATGGGAATGTATGTGCTACTGCTAATATATACTCAAGAGCTGGTCAATCCTTAAAAACTGCAAACATCAGTAACTATTACATTATTTAGTTTGAAAACATGTAGTATATGTGTGTATTCAAAATACTTGCAAAATCTCTTATATATGAAGGATTTTAAGAATATATTCTTGAAGAAATTAATGGTCAAAGATGCACATAAAAAAAAACCGTGCAAATGTTAAATATGTCAAGTATTTATGACCGGCAGGAGTATTAATGTACTTTAGAATTTAGAATACTGTGTCTGACCATACCTTTTTGTTATCTTACGCAGGCCATGGATAAAGCAGATCCACATTTTCATGCTTttggctctcaagcaaggatTTTGCAGTCTCCAGGGAGGCTGCCCCCAAGAGGACCTCAAATGAATTGTACGTATGTATTTAAGTTGAAAAAAATATCTGCTGTTATGGGTTCCAGTAGCCTCTTTATTTATCCGTAGCAAATTGAGTCAGTTCCCTTGTGTTATACAATAATGCATGCCTCCTATGTTATTCAGCTGGTGGAAGGTTTGGAGGGAGAGGCAGTGGTGGCAGAGGGAATGATACCCTGGTGAACAGATGTATCAAAATTAGATCTGGGCCATATAAGGGATATCGTGGCCGTGTTAAAGAATTAACTGGTCTGCTTGTGCGTGTAGAGCTTGAATCGCTGATGAAAATTGTCACAGGTAAGTCTGTTGCAAGTGTACTTTTTTTTGAAACGAAGGTGTACTTGTTTCTCTCATGTTTAGTTCTAATATATTTATTGTGCGAATATATAGTTAAGAGGGAGGATATCGGCGAAACAGCTGCTGTTGAAACACCATTTCGGTAACTTTTCATTTTTGCTCATCATCCATATTTCTATATTTGGTTGACCTGTTTAGTTTCATTTGCTGACGAGTTGTATAAGCAGTGAAACTTGTTATTCAAGGGGTGTTGAAACACCTGTGCATCCATCTCGAACGCCACTACATCCTATTCAGACTCCGATCCGGGATCCTGGAGGTGTGCATTACATGCTTTATTACACTTTGTTTAAGAGTAGATTACTAAAATTTACTTAGTAAACATTTGGCATTTTGGGAATGAACATGAGGTCCGCATGATTTGCTTTGACTGTTAATTTTATCTTCTCTTAGCATTAACCATATTATGCAAGAGTCACCTTTTCTGGGCTTCCACATGTATTGTGTTCCCTAAAAAGTTAGGAAAGCTGGACGGTATGATCCCTAGTTTGATAGAGAAGTACCATAATTCTGCTGCACCTACTTTGATTACTTCAAGAGGATTTGAGTATTTGTGTTATTCGATCTCTATGGAGGCAACCACTTTTGTTTGTTGCCTAGCACTTGAACTGATATCAGTAAGCACTCTTATATTTTGGTTCCATTTTCAACCAACACAACCGGATAAAATGACGTATATGTTTAGTTGCTGCCATTTTGTTGGATCATGTATTTCTTCATTAATTTTTCTGGTAACCATATTATATTATTTCTACAGCGACCCCAGTTCGAGATGTAATGAGAACTATGCCTAGTCGAGCCTGGGTGCCATTGAGTCCTCACAGGTCTGTATGTCTTTTTGCAGAATACAAATTAATATAAATTTGCTAGATGCACATTGTCTTATAAGCTGATAGCTTGAGCTATGAATAAATCAGCTTAAGAAAATCATCTCGTTTAAATTTTGGCAATAGCCTCTATAGGTTGCTTACTGTTTCTGTTATTGACAGGGACAACCGGGAAGATGGAGATTCCACTTGGGCAAGCAGTCCAGCCTACCAGGTTTAGTGAGCCACTTTCTTGTAATTATCTTGGAGATCATTAAACTTTTTGCTGGCAACTGATTGTGTTTCTCCATCTCTgtttttttccttaaaaaaatCAGCCAGGAACTCCACGACCTCGACCATACGAAGCTCCCACTCCTGGGTCAGGGTGGGCAAGTTGGGGTGATGCGTCGGTGAACACCCCAAGCACGAATGTTCCCTCAACACCTATTGGTCAACCGATGACCCCGGATCCTGCCTCCTAtttggttggtactcctagtGGCCAGCCGATGACTCCAGGCTATGGTGGAATGGAACTAATGTCTCCCGTAATAGGTTCAACCTTGCCCTTCTCTGTACTGTTGCATTTGCAGTGAAAGACATTCTACAGTCAGGATCATATTGAGCTGAATCAAGTCGTCAATGGATCATCAATCTGGAGGCACTTAAATGAATCCTTGTTGTCCAAATTCTTGCAGGTGGCGAGGCTGAGGGAAGCTGGCTACTGCCAGATGTTTTGGTGAACGTCTCCAGGGGAGGTGATGAGGTCAGCAATGCTGTGGTGAAGGAAGTGCTCCTGGTATGTGGTTACATTGGTTATGAGCGCATGTGAACCTTTGTTTACCTAACGTTTTTCATTTGCTTTGCAGTGCTAACGTCTCTGAGAATCTGAATGGATCATGTCGTGTATCCCTTGGGCCATTGGGTGAGGGAGATGAACTGATCGTCACTGCAAACGAGCTAGAGGTGGTCAGGCCAAAGAAAAACGAGAAGCTCAAGATAATGAATGGCTCCTTGCGCGGAGCCACTGGAAAGCTCATTGGAGTTGATGGGTCTGATGGCATCGTGAAGGTGGAAGGTAGCTTAGATGTGAAAATAGTGGACATGGCGATTCTGGGCAAA encodes:
- the LOC136474980 gene encoding putative transcription elongation factor SPT5 homolog 1 isoform X3 — its product is MPRRSREEEEEAVDDMEEEEEEEEEEEEERGGKRSRAGGHGKRSRGVESFIDDAASEDEDADEDDDDDDDDDDDDYGGGGRGRASKRRRSSILIDDMAQVDDDDDIDDDSSDVEPGFIDDTDAGVEIRHNDVVRRCIPHSSSMLEDNEDMQEIVRRLQNRYKEASHFDYDEEVTEVEQQALLPSVKDPKLWMVKCATGHERETAVCLMQKFIDRPNLQIKSVVALERLKNFIYIEAEKEAHVKEACKGLRNIIASTKPTLVPIREMADVLSIESKSVDLSSDSWVRMKLGMYKGDLAKVVDVDNVGRKVTVKLIPRIDLQVLANKLDGQEVPKKSFIPPPRFFSVDEARELHIRVDRRRNRDSGEYFDVVGGLLFKDGFLHKTFSIKSISTQNIKPTFDELERFKKPGDDLNEDVASLSTLFTNRKKGHFMKGDAVIVIKGDLKNLKGSVEKVEDSTVHIQPKLAGLPGTLAFSETDLCKYFNPGDHVKVISGVQEGATGMVVKVEGHVLIILSDATKEHIRVFADHVVESSEVTTGVTRIGDYELHDLVLLNNSSFGIIIRLESEAFQVLKGVPDKPELVLVKLREIKCKIDRRTSAKDRYNNIVSTKDVVRVAEGACKGKQGPVEHIHRGILFIYDRHCLEHSGFICAKAQSCFLVGGSTGSHHGNAMDKADPHFHAFGSQARILQSPGRLPPRGPQMNSGGRFGGRGSGGRGNDTLVNRCIKIRSGPYKGYRGRVKELTGLLVRVELESLMKIVTVKREDIGETAAVETPFRETCYSRGVETPVHPSRTPLHPIQTPIRDPGATPVRDVMRTMPSRAWVPLSPHRDNREDGDSTWASSPAYQPGTPRPRPYEAPTPGSGWASWGDASVNTPSTNVPSTPIGQPMTPDPASYLVGTPSGQPMTPGYGGMELMSPVIGGEAEGSWLLPDVLVNVSRGGDEC
- the LOC136474980 gene encoding putative transcription elongation factor SPT5 homolog 1 isoform X2, with product MPRRSREEEEEAVDDMEEEEEEEEEEEEERGGKRSRAGGHGKRSRGVESFIDDAASEDEDADEDDDDDDDDDDDDYGGGGRGRASKRRRSSILIDDMAQVDDDDDIDDDSSDVEPGFIDDTDAGVEIRHNDVVRRCIPHSSSMLEDNEDMQEIVRRLQNRYKEASHFDYDEEVTEVEQQALLPSVKDPKLWMVKCATGHERETAVCLMQKFIDRPNLQIKSVVALERLKNFIYIEAEKEAHVKEACKGLRNIIASTKPTLVPIREMADVLSIESKSVDLSSDSWVRMKLGMYKGDLAKVVDVDNVGRKVTVKLIPRIDLQVLANKLDGQEVPKKSFIPPPRFFSVDEARELHIRVDRRRNRDSGEYFDVVGGLLFKDGFLHKTFSIKSISTQNIKPTFDELERFKKPGDDLNEDVASLSTLFTNRKKGHFMKGDAVIVIKGDLKNLKGSVEKVEDSTVHIQPKLAGLPGTLAFSETDLCKYFNPGDHVKVISGVQEGATGMVVKVEGHVLIILSDATKEHIRVFADHVVESSEVTTGVTRIGDYELHDLVLLNNSSFGIIIRLESEAFQVLKGVPDKPELVLVKLREIKCKIDRRTSAKDRYNNIVSTKDVVRVAEGACKGKQGPVEHIHRGILFIYDRHCLEHSGFICAKAQSCFLVGGSTGSHHGNAMDKADPHFHAFGSQARILQSPGRLPPRGPQMNSGGRFGGRGSGGRGNDTLVNRCIKIRSGPYKGYRGRVKELTGLLVRVELESLMKIVTVKREDIGETAAVETPFRETCYSRGVETPVHPSRTPLHPIQTPIRDPGATPVRDVMRTMPSRAWVPLSPHRDNREDGDSTWASSPAYQPGTPRPRPYEAPTPGSGWASWGDASVNTPSTNVPSTPIGQPMTPDPASYLVGTPSGQPMTPGYGGMELMSPVIGGEAEGSWLLPDVLVNVSRGGDEVSNAVVKEVLLC
- the LOC136474980 gene encoding putative transcription elongation factor SPT5 homolog 1 isoform X1: MPRRSREEEEEAVDDMEEEEEEEEEEEEERGGKRSRAGGHGKRSRGVESFIDDAASEDEDADEDDDDDDDDDDDDYGGGGRGRASKRRRSSILIDDMAQVDDDDDIDDDSSDVEPGFIDDTDAGVEIRHNDVVRRCIPHSSSMLEDNEDMQEIVRRLQNRYKEASHFDYDEEVTEVEQQALLPSVKDPKLWMVKCATGHERETAVCLMQKFIDRPNLQIKSVVALERLKNFIYIEAEKEAHVKEACKGLRNIIASTKPTLVPIREMADVLSIESKSVDLSSDSWVRMKLGMYKGDLAKVVDVDNVGRKVTVKLIPRIDLQVLANKLDGQEVPKKSFIPPPRFFSVDEARELHIRVDRRRNRDSGEYFDVVGGLLFKDGFLHKTFSIKSISTQNIKPTFDELERFKKPGDDLNEDVASLSTLFTNRKKGHFMKGDAVIVIKGDLKNLKGSVEKVEDSTVHIQPKLAGLPGTLAFSETDLCKYFNPGDHVKVISGVQEGATGMVVKVEGHVLIILSDATKEHIRVFADHVVESSEVTTGVTRIGDYELHDLVLLNNSSFGIIIRLESEAFQVLKGVPDKPELVLVKLREIKCKIDRRTSAKDRYNNIVSTKDVVRVAEGACKGKQGPVEHIHRGILFIYDRHCLEHSGFICAKAQSCFLVGGSTGSHHGNAMDKADPHFHAFGSQARILQSPGRLPPRGPQMNSGGRFGGRGSGGRGNDTLVNRCIKIRSGPYKGYRGRVKELTGLLVRVELESLMKIVTVKREDIGETAAVETPFRETCYSRGVETPVHPSRTPLHPIQTPIRDPGATPVRDVMRTMPSRAWVPLSPHRDNREDGDSTWASSPAYQPGTPRPRPYEAPTPGSGWASWGDASVNTPSTNVPSTPIGQPMTPDPASYLVGTPSGQPMTPGYGGMELMSPVIGGEAEGSWLLPDVLVNVSRGGDEVSNAVVKEVLLDGSCRVSLGPLGEGDELIVTANELEVVRPKKNEKLKIMNGSLRGATGKLIGVDGSDGIVKVEGSLDVKIVDMAILGKLAA